From Acidipropionibacterium acidipropionici, one genomic window encodes:
- a CDS encoding helix-turn-helix transcriptional regulator translates to MTTAQQTVLAAVSGHQDPVRVADVARECGLHVNTVRQPLDVLLELGLVEREQLPASGRGRPAWGYVSRALSGPASSVEMLRHMARSTIAWIRATTGDPIAAGIELGHHLGDDALATARVPDHDVGDISPDFELAAHMAKIRVFLTAFGLAAEPHPELPTALVLRDCPYADPAAPDPVAFAIRQGMVERVVERTARGMATPTFRDDDDPWVTTVVLVPTGRAPRPAS, encoded by the coding sequence CTGACGACGGCCCAGCAGACCGTGCTCGCCGCGGTCTCGGGCCATCAGGACCCGGTGCGGGTGGCCGATGTGGCGCGCGAGTGCGGGCTGCACGTCAACACCGTTCGCCAACCCCTCGACGTGCTGCTGGAGCTCGGGCTGGTGGAGCGCGAGCAGCTGCCAGCCAGCGGCCGCGGCCGCCCCGCCTGGGGATATGTGAGCCGGGCCCTGTCGGGGCCCGCCTCATCGGTGGAGATGCTGCGCCACATGGCGCGCTCCACCATCGCCTGGATCCGCGCCACCACCGGCGACCCGATCGCCGCCGGGATCGAGCTCGGGCACCATCTGGGCGACGACGCCCTGGCCACCGCCCGGGTGCCCGATCACGACGTCGGCGACATCTCGCCCGATTTCGAGCTGGCCGCCCACATGGCCAAGATCAGGGTCTTCCTCACCGCCTTCGGGCTGGCCGCCGAACCCCACCCCGAACTCCCCACCGCCCTGGTGCTGCGCGACTGCCCCTACGCCGATCCCGCCGCACCAGACCCGGTGGCCTTCGCCATCCGCCAAGGGATGGTGGAGCGGGTGGTCGAGCGCACCGCCCGCGGCATGGCCACGCCGACCTTCCGCGACGACGACGACCCGTGGGTGACCACGGTGGTCCTGGTCCCGACGGGCCGGGCCCCGAGGCCGGCGTCATGA
- the narI gene encoding respiratory nitrate reductase subunit gamma, whose protein sequence is MSMAELVLWVAMPYLSIVMLVGGLIWRYRTDQFGWTSRSSQWNEPAILRWASPLFHFGMLFVFLGHILGLAIPESWTTAVGIPEIVYHYISMIPGTLAAVATLIGLAGLIYRRVVVKSVRLATTRMDVVMYILLGIAIALGAWATIHQQIIGGGYDYRQTISPWFRTIPLLRPSPWLMASVPLDYKLHIVSAMILFCVWPFTRLVHVLSAPLDYPTRPAIVYRSRDEHLASAPGRRGW, encoded by the coding sequence ATGAGCATGGCGGAGCTGGTGCTGTGGGTGGCGATGCCCTACCTGTCCATCGTCATGCTGGTCGGCGGCCTGATCTGGCGCTACCGCACCGACCAGTTCGGCTGGACGAGCCGCTCCAGCCAGTGGAACGAACCGGCGATCCTGCGCTGGGCCTCCCCGCTGTTCCACTTCGGGATGCTCTTCGTCTTCCTGGGCCACATCCTCGGCCTGGCGATCCCCGAGTCCTGGACCACGGCCGTCGGCATCCCCGAGATCGTCTACCACTACATCTCGATGATCCCCGGCACCCTCGCCGCCGTGGCCACCCTCATCGGGTTGGCCGGGCTCATCTACCGCCGCGTCGTCGTGAAGTCGGTGAGGCTGGCCACCACCAGGATGGACGTCGTGATGTACATCCTGCTGGGCATCGCCATCGCCCTGGGCGCCTGGGCGACGATCCACCAGCAGATCATCGGCGGCGGCTACGACTACCGCCAGACGATCAGCCCGTGGTTCCGCACCATTCCGCTGCTGCGGCCCAGCCCCTGGCTGATGGCCTCGGTGCCCCTCGACTACAAGTTGCATATCGTGTCGGCCATGATCCTGTTCTGCGTGTGGCCGTTCACCCGGCTGGTGCACGTCCTTTCGGCCCCGCTGGACTACCCCACCCGGCCGGCCATTGTCTACCGGTCGCGCGACGAGCACCTCGCCTCCGCACCTGGACGCCGAGGATGGTGA
- the narJ gene encoding nitrate reductase molybdenum cofactor assembly chaperone, whose protein sequence is MAAGLLLDYPGDSLPGILDAATRDADLMPAAAADEIGAFCQVAREWGLRRLQEHYVETFDQRRRTALYLTYYSAGDTRGRGAAILGFREVMRRAGFEMAREELPDYLPVVLEFCALNETASGDELLRANREGLEVIRAALVSASSPYAHLLEALCTTLPPLDADTLARYQELINQGPPTELVGIAALDATPSPLTTGGRS, encoded by the coding sequence ATGGCCGCCGGCCTGCTGCTCGACTACCCCGGCGACTCCCTGCCCGGGATCCTCGACGCCGCCACCCGCGACGCCGACCTCATGCCGGCCGCCGCGGCCGACGAGATCGGCGCATTCTGCCAGGTGGCCCGCGAATGGGGGCTGCGGCGTCTCCAGGAGCACTATGTGGAGACCTTCGACCAGCGCCGGCGGACCGCCCTGTACCTCACCTACTACTCGGCCGGCGACACCCGCGGGCGAGGGGCGGCGATCCTCGGATTCCGCGAGGTGATGCGCCGCGCCGGGTTCGAGATGGCCCGCGAGGAGCTGCCCGACTACCTGCCCGTCGTCCTGGAGTTCTGCGCCCTCAACGAGACGGCGTCCGGCGACGAGCTGCTGCGGGCCAACCGCGAGGGCCTGGAGGTGATCCGCGCCGCCCTGGTGTCGGCGTCCAGCCCCTACGCCCACCTGCTGGAGGCGCTGTGCACCACCCTGCCTCCCCTGGACGCGGACACCCTCGCCCGCTACCAGGAACTCATCAACCAGGGGCCGCCCACCGAGCTGGTGGGCATCGCCGCCCTCGACGCGACACCGTCCCCCCTCACAACCGGAGGTCGATCATGA
- the narH gene encoding nitrate reductase subunit beta, which produces MKVMAQIAMVMNLDKCIGCHTCSVTCKQAWTNREGTEYMWFNDVETRPGVGYPRGWEDQEKWKGGWRRTASGRLVPRQGGRLALLGKIFSNPNLPGVNDYYEPWTYEYDTLLSAPASRTTPTARAKSTLTGEHKDTIAWGPNWDDDLGGSMETLDADPVLHQMNLEVAKTIEDTFMFYLPRICEHCLNPTCVASCPSGAMYKRVEDGIVLVDQDRCRGWRMCVSGCPYKKVYFNHKTGKAEKCTLCYPRLEAGQPTVCSETCVGRLRYLGVLLYDADRVSWAASQADERDLYEAQRQILLDPNDPAVIEQAKADGVAHSWIEAAQASPIWDLITRYQVALPLHPEYRTLPMVWYVPPLSPVVDAVTASGSDGENHKVLLSAISQMRIPMEYLAGLFSAGDTAPVERSLRRLAAMRSYMRDVFMGNDADESIPAAVGMTGDDVRAMYRLLSIAKYDERYVIPTTRTGMPPGITELEGCPVDYDVEAFHGANPAATSPGAAPAGTRTLPLEVL; this is translated from the coding sequence ATGAAGGTCATGGCGCAGATCGCGATGGTCATGAATCTCGACAAGTGCATCGGATGCCACACCTGTTCGGTGACCTGCAAGCAGGCGTGGACCAACCGCGAGGGCACCGAGTACATGTGGTTCAACGACGTGGAGACCCGCCCCGGCGTCGGCTACCCCCGCGGCTGGGAGGATCAGGAGAAGTGGAAGGGGGGCTGGCGGCGCACCGCCTCCGGCCGGCTGGTGCCCCGGCAGGGCGGTCGTCTGGCCCTGCTCGGGAAGATCTTCTCCAACCCGAACCTGCCCGGCGTCAACGACTACTACGAGCCGTGGACCTACGAGTACGACACCCTGCTGTCCGCCCCGGCCTCGCGCACCACGCCGACGGCCCGGGCGAAATCCACCCTCACCGGCGAGCACAAGGACACCATCGCCTGGGGGCCCAACTGGGACGACGATCTGGGCGGATCGATGGAGACCCTCGACGCCGACCCCGTCCTGCACCAGATGAACCTCGAGGTCGCCAAGACCATCGAGGACACCTTCATGTTCTACCTGCCGCGGATCTGCGAGCACTGCCTGAATCCCACCTGCGTGGCCTCCTGCCCCTCGGGGGCCATGTACAAGCGGGTCGAGGACGGCATCGTGCTCGTCGACCAGGACCGCTGCCGCGGCTGGCGGATGTGCGTCTCGGGATGCCCCTACAAGAAGGTCTACTTCAACCACAAGACCGGCAAGGCCGAGAAGTGCACCCTGTGCTACCCGCGCCTGGAGGCCGGCCAGCCCACCGTCTGCTCGGAGACCTGCGTGGGGCGGCTGCGCTACCTGGGGGTGCTGCTCTACGACGCCGACCGGGTCTCCTGGGCCGCATCCCAGGCCGACGAGCGCGATCTCTACGAGGCCCAGCGCCAGATCCTGCTGGATCCCAACGATCCCGCGGTGATCGAGCAGGCCAAGGCCGACGGCGTCGCCCACTCCTGGATCGAAGCCGCCCAGGCCTCCCCGATCTGGGATCTCATCACCCGCTACCAGGTGGCCCTGCCGCTGCATCCGGAGTACCGCACCCTGCCGATGGTTTGGTACGTGCCGCCGCTCTCCCCGGTGGTCGACGCCGTCACCGCGTCGGGCTCCGACGGCGAGAACCACAAGGTGCTGCTCTCGGCGATCTCGCAGATGCGGATCCCGATGGAATATCTCGCCGGGCTGTTCAGCGCCGGCGACACCGCTCCGGTGGAGCGCTCCCTGCGCCGGCTGGCGGCGATGCGCTCCTATATGCGCGACGTCTTCATGGGGAATGACGCCGACGAATCCATTCCCGCCGCGGTCGGCATGACCGGTGACGACGTCCGCGCCATGTACCGGCTGCTGTCGATCGCCAAGTACGACGAGCGCTACGTCATCCCCACCACACGCACCGGGATGCCGCCGGGCATCACGGAGTTGGAGGGCTGCCCCGTCGACTACGACGTCGAAGCATTCCACGGGGCCAATCCTGCTGCGACAAGCCCCGGGGCCGCCCCCGCCGGGACCCGCACGCTCCCACTGGAGGTGCTGTGA
- a CDS encoding nitrate/nitrite transporter has protein sequence MSTATSRSTAASRHVVKDWNPEENWDSRLAWRTLTVSTFSMVIAFCVWFLVSAVAPKLNAIGFDLSKSQLYWLTSMPGLSAGFIRLVYMFLPPVIGTRKLVGISSLLYLIPMLGWFFAVQDTTTSFGTLLLLSLLCGIGGGSFSGYMPSTGYFFPKRKQGTALGIQAGVGNLGMSIIQLLGPWLMGFGLLGITWIAPERAGSSPLWVHNAAIVFLPWTVLAAILAFTLLKDVPVKANFRTQIDIFSNPNTWVMTLMYVMTFGLFSGFSAQFGLLINNTFGDASDLAGKFSNLPSSASYAFLGPLIGSLVRVAWGPLCDRFGGAVWTFVSGIGMTITLAFCALFLNPTSPGQFGLFLAGMLAMFFFSGIGNAGTFKQMPMIMPARQAGGAIGFTAAIGCFGPFVVGVALSSLSAAVWFWICAAFCLLCSAVCWFQYARPRAPYPG, from the coding sequence GTGAGCACTGCAACGTCGCGGAGCACAGCAGCGTCGCGCCATGTCGTCAAGGACTGGAACCCGGAGGAGAACTGGGACTCCCGGCTGGCCTGGCGCACCCTGACCGTCTCGACCTTCTCGATGGTCATCGCCTTCTGCGTCTGGTTCCTGGTGAGCGCCGTCGCCCCGAAGCTCAACGCCATCGGATTCGACCTGTCGAAGTCCCAGCTCTACTGGCTCACCTCCATGCCGGGCCTGTCGGCCGGTTTCATCCGGCTGGTCTACATGTTCCTGCCCCCGGTCATCGGCACCCGCAAGCTCGTCGGGATCAGCTCCCTGCTCTACCTCATCCCGATGCTCGGCTGGTTCTTCGCCGTCCAGGACACCACCACAAGCTTCGGCACACTGCTCCTCCTCTCGCTGCTGTGCGGCATCGGCGGCGGATCCTTCTCCGGCTACATGCCCTCGACCGGCTACTTCTTCCCCAAGCGCAAGCAGGGCACCGCGCTGGGCATCCAGGCCGGCGTCGGCAACCTCGGCATGTCGATCATCCAGCTGCTCGGCCCCTGGCTCATGGGATTCGGCCTGCTCGGCATCACCTGGATCGCCCCCGAGCGGGCCGGCTCCAGCCCCCTGTGGGTGCACAACGCCGCGATCGTCTTCCTGCCCTGGACCGTCCTGGCGGCGATCCTGGCCTTCACCCTGCTCAAGGACGTCCCGGTCAAGGCCAACTTCCGCACTCAGATCGACATCTTCTCCAACCCGAACACCTGGGTCATGACGCTGATGTACGTCATGACCTTCGGCCTGTTCAGCGGCTTCAGCGCTCAGTTCGGGCTGCTCATCAACAACACCTTCGGGGACGCCTCCGACCTGGCCGGGAAGTTCTCGAACCTGCCCTCCAGCGCCTCCTACGCCTTCCTCGGCCCGCTCATCGGCTCCCTGGTGAGGGTGGCCTGGGGCCCGCTGTGCGACCGCTTCGGCGGCGCCGTCTGGACCTTCGTCTCGGGCATCGGGATGACGATCACCCTGGCCTTCTGCGCCCTCTTCCTCAATCCGACGTCGCCCGGCCAGTTCGGCCTCTTCCTGGCCGGGATGCTCGCCATGTTCTTCTTCTCGGGCATCGGCAATGCCGGCACCTTCAAGCAGATGCCGATGATCATGCCCGCCCGCCAGGCCGGCGGGGCGATCGGATTCACCGCGGCGATCGGCTGCTTCGGCCCCTTTGTCGTCGGAGTCGCGCTGTCCTCGCTGTCGGCAGCGGTGTGGTTCTGGATCTGCGCCGCCTTCTGCCTGCTCTGCTCGGCCGTGTGCTGGTTCCAGTACGCCCGCCCCCGGGCCCCCTACCCCGGCTGA
- a CDS encoding cytochrome P450, whose product MPHTAPSPAITTAPTADTLDERNRDPRQATEEMRGTAVSADASGDWVVLGHDEAVQVACDADSFSSAVSAHLQVPNGLNGERHAAFRRVIDPFFSARRMAALEPVLRSVARDLVAALPHLAPVDAVAEIGSVFAVRAQTRWLGWPTALEPRLLAWMDANHAATRSGERSRTAAVAADFDAIIEEVVTAKTLDGDRNDVTSELLATTVSLDGEPERPLTRPEVVSILRNWTGGDLGSIALCVGVVLHDLAAAPRLQERMRVARRPERAAIIDELLRRDDPFVSNRRVATCPVDLGGQHIEAGQRVRIHWTAANRDERVFFDPDLIRTGSHAGHNLVYGVGPHVCPGRPLATLELVVLVEALLAACRIEPSTDIPTSREVSPVGGYARVGITLRPIREEK is encoded by the coding sequence ATGCCGCACACCGCACCCAGCCCCGCGATCACCACGGCTCCGACCGCCGACACGCTCGACGAGAGGAACCGGGATCCCCGCCAGGCCACCGAGGAGATGCGCGGCACCGCTGTGTCCGCCGACGCCTCGGGCGACTGGGTGGTGCTGGGCCACGACGAGGCGGTGCAGGTCGCCTGCGATGCGGACTCCTTCTCCTCGGCCGTCTCGGCCCACCTCCAGGTGCCCAACGGGCTGAACGGGGAACGGCACGCCGCCTTCCGAAGGGTCATCGATCCCTTCTTCTCCGCCAGGCGGATGGCGGCCCTGGAGCCGGTGCTCCGATCTGTCGCCCGGGACCTCGTGGCGGCGCTCCCCCACCTCGCTCCGGTGGACGCCGTGGCCGAGATCGGCTCGGTCTTCGCCGTGCGCGCCCAGACCCGGTGGCTCGGCTGGCCCACCGCCCTGGAGCCGCGGCTGCTGGCCTGGATGGACGCCAACCATGCGGCCACCAGATCCGGTGAGAGGAGCCGCACGGCCGCCGTCGCCGCGGATTTCGACGCCATCATCGAAGAGGTCGTCACCGCCAAGACGCTGGATGGCGACCGGAACGACGTCACGTCCGAGCTGCTGGCCACCACCGTGAGCCTCGACGGCGAACCGGAGCGCCCGCTCACCCGCCCCGAGGTGGTCTCGATCCTGCGGAACTGGACCGGCGGGGATCTGGGATCGATCGCGCTGTGCGTCGGCGTCGTGCTCCACGATCTGGCCGCCGCCCCGCGCCTTCAGGAGCGGATGCGGGTGGCCCGGCGCCCCGAGAGGGCGGCGATCATCGACGAGCTGCTGCGCCGCGACGACCCCTTCGTGTCCAACCGGCGGGTGGCCACCTGCCCGGTGGATCTGGGTGGGCAGCACATCGAGGCCGGCCAGCGGGTCCGGATCCACTGGACGGCCGCCAATCGCGACGAGCGGGTCTTCTTCGATCCCGATCTCATCAGGACCGGGAGCCACGCCGGACACAATCTGGTCTACGGCGTCGGGCCCCATGTGTGTCCGGGCCGACCATTGGCCACCCTCGAACTCGTCGTGCTCGTCGAGGCTCTGCTGGCCGCCTGTCGAATCGAGCCCTCCACCGACATCCCCACCAGCCGCGAGGTGAGCCCCGTCGGGGGCTACGCCCGGGTCGGCATCACACTGCGCCCTATCCGCGAGGAGAAATGA
- a CDS encoding flavin reductase family protein: protein MMAEHILIDPPILYIGTPVVLLSTLNPDGTPNLAPMSSVFALGQTVVLGMELTSRTAQNLRERRQVVVNVPGPELWRNVESLARLTGSDPVPDDKRDVYSYCADKFTAAGLTAEASDLVGPPRVAECRLQIEAEVTSAEPDAGGVFLVTQTRARAIHADPALMVPGTQHIDAHKWRPLVLNFRHYFRLGEEVGENFKTPTPSNPAVSRQR from the coding sequence ATGATGGCAGAACACATCCTCATCGACCCGCCCATCCTCTACATCGGCACGCCGGTCGTGCTGCTCTCCACCCTCAATCCCGACGGCACGCCCAACCTGGCGCCGATGTCCTCGGTCTTCGCACTGGGACAGACCGTGGTGCTCGGCATGGAGCTCACCAGCCGCACGGCCCAGAACCTGCGCGAGCGCCGCCAGGTCGTGGTCAATGTGCCCGGCCCCGAGCTGTGGCGCAATGTGGAGTCCCTGGCCCGGCTCACGGGAAGCGACCCGGTGCCCGATGACAAGCGCGACGTCTACTCCTACTGCGCCGACAAGTTCACCGCCGCCGGGCTCACCGCCGAGGCCTCGGACCTGGTCGGCCCGCCGAGGGTGGCTGAGTGCCGCCTCCAGATCGAGGCCGAGGTGACGTCGGCCGAGCCCGACGCCGGGGGCGTCTTCCTGGTCACCCAGACCCGGGCGCGGGCGATCCACGCCGACCCGGCGCTCATGGTGCCCGGGACGCAGCACATCGACGCCCACAAGTGGCGCCCGCTGGTGCTGAACTTCCGCCACTACTTCAGGCTGGGCGAGGAGGTCGGGGAGAACTTCAAGACCCCGACCCCCAGCAATCCGGCGGTTTCCCGGCAGAGGTGA
- a CDS encoding FAD-binding oxidoreductase, producing the protein MSTATWTHSLTTADGAHLELHSGEGETIIEAAEEAGMLLPSSCRAGNCGACHAHAAGDYELGDHAATVLDDDAAACGDVLLCRTYAHGPLNIDLPYEQGRIISGRIPERTATVTAVNEVADDTIGLELALDAGEDGAGCEFDPGQFLELTIPGTSTRRSYSLANTPNWHGVAELFIKLREGGEFSGFLRGIEPGQKLAVRGPQGAFGVRDTGIRPRWFIAGGTGLSPLLSMLERMAEWGEPHPSRLWFGVQTEAEIFGLEAMDALAEKLPGFRYDVVVGQPSESWQGLVGTPLDGLGDALAQAPAAPDIYVCGPPGMVAATKRIAAAAGLPAERVVVENFAPSAA; encoded by the coding sequence ATGAGTACCGCGACCTGGACCCATTCCCTGACCACTGCCGACGGCGCCCACCTGGAGCTGCACAGCGGCGAGGGGGAGACGATCATCGAGGCCGCCGAGGAGGCGGGAATGCTGCTGCCCTCCTCCTGCCGGGCGGGCAACTGCGGGGCATGTCATGCCCACGCCGCGGGCGACTACGAGCTCGGCGACCACGCGGCTACCGTGCTGGACGACGATGCCGCGGCCTGCGGCGATGTGCTGCTGTGCCGGACCTACGCCCACGGGCCGTTGAATATCGACCTGCCCTACGAGCAGGGCCGGATCATCTCCGGGCGCATTCCGGAGCGGACGGCCACCGTCACGGCGGTCAACGAGGTGGCCGACGACACGATCGGCCTGGAGCTGGCGCTGGATGCCGGCGAGGACGGCGCCGGGTGCGAGTTCGACCCCGGCCAGTTCCTGGAGCTGACGATCCCGGGCACCAGCACCCGCCGGTCCTACTCACTGGCCAACACCCCCAACTGGCACGGTGTGGCCGAGCTCTTCATCAAGCTGCGGGAGGGAGGCGAGTTCTCCGGATTCCTGCGTGGCATCGAGCCCGGTCAGAAGCTGGCGGTGCGCGGCCCCCAGGGCGCCTTCGGAGTGCGCGACACCGGGATCCGGCCGCGCTGGTTCATCGCCGGGGGCACCGGGCTGTCACCGCTGCTGTCGATGCTGGAGCGGATGGCCGAGTGGGGCGAGCCCCATCCGAGCCGCCTCTGGTTCGGTGTGCAGACCGAGGCCGAGATCTTCGGTCTGGAGGCCATGGACGCCCTGGCCGAGAAGCTGCCCGGATTCCGCTATGACGTGGTGGTCGGGCAGCCCTCCGAGAGCTGGCAGGGTCTTGTCGGCACGCCGCTCGATGGACTGGGAGATGCCCTGGCGCAGGCTCCCGCGGCGCCCGACATCTACGTGTGCGGCCCGCCGGGAATGGTCGCCGCAACGAAGCGGATCGCCGCCGCGGCGGGACTGCCCGCCGAGCGGGTCGTGGTGGAGAACTTCGCCCCCTCGGCCGCCTGA